The DNA sequence ATGATCTTTCTAGGaccatatatatcttttctgtTAATGCAACCACTAACTGCAATAGCTAATCATGTTTGTGTCTTAATTTTCAGGCCAGGAGTATGGGGAAATGAAGGTGGTTCATCTGTAAcaccatttttttaatttaacaaTTCTTTGTCCAGCTGATCTACATATGTTAATCACCTTCGTATCTGAAGAGGCTTAATCCTTCGGAAATCAATTTTTAGGATACCTTGATGGTCTTGGAGATGCTGTTGAGCAAGGCCTTGTGAAGGCAGTTGGTGTCTCAAACTATAGAGGTATAAATCtatttattattgataaaaagTTAGCAGAGCGAACAATGAAATACTTTCTCTACAAATATAAGCATcctgtcttttattttcttctttagtTTAGCAAGTATAGAAGATATTGGCACACTGAAAAGATAGCAATTTTGCAAAACTGCATGCCCTCCTTACCTTAATTAATCAGAACATGATGCATAAAGTTCCTTATTTCAGAAAAGAGATTGCGTGATGCATACGAGAAACTCAAAAAGAGAGGTATCCCACTAGCATCAAACCAAGTGAATTACAGCCTCATATACAGGGCACCAGAGGAGAACGGAGTTAAGGCTACCTGTGACGAACTTGGGATCACTTTGATTGCCTATTCACCTATTGCTCAAGGTACAGTGTGAAGCTTTTGCTGTTTTGCATTCACTAGTATCATTTTTACTCAATGTGGCAAGAAGTTATATCTTCTCAGTTCACAGGATTCAAGACCGTCTCTGCATAAGCTTTAAAAAATCTGACACTGGTACAATTATTTACATCAACTTAGTAAGGAATTACGGATATAAActcagaaaaaattaaaaaatcatTGATGTTAAGAAAACAGGCTTACTCACTTTTTGATATCAGCCTCTTGATTAATGAGCATCTACTTTCAAGCAGttttcttaacttcagtacAACGATCTTATTTCCTTTCCTGGTATTACTGTGAGAACTTTATTCATGCACTTGAAACTTCTCCATCATCTTCCTAGTATACACCTACAAAGtgtgaagaaaataaaattatctctCTTGTGCATTCCTGTGCTTTGTCTCTTGTGAACATCCTATTGGCTTGGCTTATGGTTGAATTCAACTACTGGTGGATAAGTGGTAATCTTGCATGGTAAATCGCTTAAGTGAGTCATCTGAACAATAGACATGTGTTCAAATATTTGTTGTTCCACATGCGCACTCAATACTTCTACAAATTTACAACACAAGTCAAACAACTGGCTTTTCCACCTAAACTGGACAGTTTTTACTAAAACCAAGTGTGTTCTGAGGCAAGAAGGATGTGAATACTTGATAAAAGAAGTCTGTAGAGATTGTAAGTTATTGGTTAATCTGGCACAGCCCTGGGTATGATGATCACAGATTTAGTCTTTGGATCTTACAAGGTTGGTTGCTGCAGCAGTCAATTTTCATGTCTGACCTGGTGTGAGAGAGATTGAGAAGACTGAGATTTCTACTATTATACATATGCAGGTGTTCTTACAGGAAAGTATACTCCTGAAAATATTCCAACTGGCCCTCGAGGCCAGATTTACACTCGTGATTTTCTTACAAAGGTAAACCATATCTACTTATTCAGGATTTTGAATGCCAATTACAcggtaccaattttattcctgaAATATCATGGTGATATGCAGCTCCAACCTCTGCTTAACAGAATCAAGGAAATAGGAGAGAAGTACAGTAAAACACCTACACAGGTTTGTTCATGTTCTTTTACCACCATGTAATTTTCTTTACAAGCCTGAATTTTGTTTTTGCTGTGGAAACCTGACTAAACAATTAACTGAAGGTACCTGAATGTTCGTACATAAGCAATGTTTGACTCACAGACACCAGTGTCAATTACATTAGCACCAAGTTACAAGCCTTTTATATATGTAGACCAACTTTCAGTAGCTTGATGTAGTTTTTCACAGAACAATATTTAAACAAAAATTTCCTTGGATGTAGAAATAGTCCCTGGGATTTTTAATTCTAAAcatggtttgtttgtttttctgaGATTTGATGGAAGCCGGGTTCCTGTTGACAGGTAGCCTTAAACTGGCTAATAACCCAGGACAATGTCGTGCCAATTCCAGGAGCCAAAAATGCAGAACAGGCTATGGAATTTGCGGGTGCGCTTGGATGGAAGCTCAACGATGATGAAGTAACTGAGTTGCGCTCTTTGGCTTCCGAGATTAAACCTGTAACTGGTTTCCCTGTTGAAAACTTATAGAAAATTTACACTACCATCTGGGTTGTAAGCTCCTGTATACATACAAGAATGTAGGAATACACTTCTTCActataaaaatacaaaattcaCATATTTTCATTAAAATGAATAATTGCAGGTTGACCAATGATATAGCGCCTATACACATTTAAGGCAAAAACTAGAGCTGAAGACTCACTGGTGAGCTCACCTCAGCACTTCATTTTAGAAGTCCAAGATTCCATAAACATGACCTGCAGTGTAAAATAATAAAAGCATTTTGGTCCTCCACCTATAATTAGATGCAAACTCAGGGACCCAATTTGATATTAAAACAGCATTTAAAGGTAGGCCACCTGGCTGCAACTGTACTGAAAATGACAATAGCTCATACCCAAATTTATAGCCAAGTACATACATAGCAATCCTATCATGTGCTAAGGCTAAGACGCTCTAGTCTCTGCAGAAGAAAATTGCCATGAATTTAAAGTTCATGAACACAACCCATatcagaacaaagaaaaaaactcaCAATTTATGAAGACTTTCCTCATTAGCTGGTACTTGTAGATCCTCATGGCTGCTTAGTTGGTAGCATTGCAGTAGTACATGCACTAGATTCTATAGCCCTCGAAGCAAACAACTACTAGCTCCCCAAATTTTAATACTAACATCATTCATAAATGTTGCTCCAAAGTTCATCCTTTTGCCAATTCTTAAAGGGAGAGGGTATTATTTTCAAGGACCTTCTAGCGAACTTAAAAACCACATCGTTGGGCTAATTCTTGGAGATTTAGGTGGGGTGCACTCACCTGATTCTTTGCTTAATTGGTTTTTAATTTGTAGAGCAATTCAACAAGACTCTACCTCCATCCTCAGGAGAAATAGCTAAACAACGAGGAGTTGTTAAATCATATagaatgaactgaattttgagAAAGACAAATCACAAGCAATTTTACTAGTCTCTTTCTAAATCCGAGACTATCAATATCTATTAAAGGTATTGTTACACGGATTAAATTGGTCCACTAAATTTTgtactttatatttattttcctcGCTTACTTTCATAGAGATAAGATATGTGCAATTTGCAATTGGCATCATCCAACAATCTAGCCAACATGAAATGCTAAAGAAGCTTTGCCTACTTGGGCCAATCTGTAGAGTGAGCTGTGTTTAACTTTTCCTCTTACAATCTTGTTCCTCATCATTGTCCAATAAAATATAGCCTGCCATTGCAGACGTGGCACCACCCTCACTCATTTTCAGATCACAAGTTGATTGTCCTCCAAGTTGTAGATTTGGTTCCATCAAAATAAGCCAATCCCATTCACCCAATTCTAACCTTTTTACATTCTGCAACACCCAATAACCGATTCGTCAAGTGCCACATGGCATGCTAGCAATGCAGCTGTAGAAATCTGAAGCTCTCTATGTTACTACCCAATCTCTGCTCTCTGAACTCTGTGCCAAAGTCCCTGTCCTTCTAAACTGGTGCTTTAAGACTCTGGTCCATTCCAGGTTTTTGGTTGCTCTCCTATAACTCTCCCACTCAAACAAgaacaaagagaaagagagacacTTCATTGGTGGCCTTCAATTTACAGCTCAAGAGAAGTCAGAGCTGTGCTTTGATCAGTGTGATTTTCTATTCCTTTTTTAGCTTCTGGGTCTTTTCTTTTACTCATCTTTCCTTTCTGGGTTTCTATTAAaagactgtttttttttttggggggtttTCTGGTGTAGTAAAGCAGacgcttttttgtttttccactTATTGAATTCTATTTCTCACAAGTGGTGAATGATGTATCTATCTAGCTCCTGTGTTCCTTTTTTCACTTGATTtttctccatattttctttgctGGATTATTTTAATCTGGGTTCCATGGTCTCTGTCTCGCCCAATTTGGGGTTCTCAATATTTTAATCTATAGATTTATGTGTGTTGTAAGCAATTATAGCAGTGGGAATAAAAAAGGGAAGACTTTGCTTTTTGATAAGACTGTGCAGTTATATTGGGGCTTCATTCCATTGTTCCTCCTATTCCTTTTCTTAGGATAGTTCCAAATCTGGGTATGCATCATTTTTTATTGGTTAGTGTTTGGTTAATAAATTAGTTAGTCAGTTGACCAATTAatcaattagtttttttttagtaattttcTTCTAGTTGAGATATTTAATCTGTCTTTTTATCTTGTTTTACAGGAACTTCTGTCTGTTCAGACATGAATTCTTGCATTCCTGATTGGAACTTTGAGGGTGATCTCCCTTTAACCAATCAAAAGAAACCCTTGGGGTCtgtactctctctctcgataTCTATCTATATAGTAGAAGAAgatagtgaacaaaaataattaCTCTTTATACTTGTTGAATTATCTTGATTTGGGTGGCATTTTTTACAGGCCAGATCATGAACTGGTAGAGCTGTTATGGAGAAATGGGCAGGTAGTTTTGCACAGCCAAACAAATCGAAAACCAGGTCCTAATCCTAATGAGTCGAGGCAAGTTCAGAAACATGATCAAATAAGGGTTGGTGGGTTCTATGGGAACTCAGGTAATTTGATTCATGATGAGGACGCAGTCTCCATGATCCAATACCCTATAGAAGATTCCTTTGATAAAGAGTTTTCCCATTTCTTTTCTGAACTGCCTTCCTGTGATTCACTTGAGATTGAAAAGCCAATCAAACAATTTGGAGAAGAGAAGTTTGTTAAGTTTGATGCTCCTAGTACCACCCATCTTGTTTCCTCTTCACCCCAACCTAATGTGAAGTCCTCTACCGGTGTGGCATATCCTGAAAATCCAATGCCTCCTCCAAGATTTCAGATCAGTAATCCAactgagaaaaatcaaaatcttgGAGGCTTGGGGAAAATAGTtaatttttctcaattttcaacACTGGGAAAGGGTGTTGTAGGATCTTCCAGAAAACAATTAGGAGGGAAAGATCCTGGTAAGTTGAATCAAGCAGAAGTTAGAGAGTGTTCTATGATGACTGTTGGATCGAGTTACTCAGGTAGCAACCAAGTTCCTAATGACTTTGATGTGAGTCGGGCTTCAAGCAATGGTGATGGGACTACTGGTTTTTCTACTGGACCCTTGTACAACAATGTTCAAAAGATGATGCCTCTGAGTGAGGGAGGGATGACAGAAACCCTTGATCCAACTCTTACTTCATCTTCGGGTGGTTCTGGCAGTAGTTTTGGCAGAGGAGGGAAGCAGTCTAATGTTGTCAATAGCAACAAAAGAAAGGGTAGAGATGCAGAGGACTCAGAGTGCCAAAGTGAGGTAAAAACCTTCTCTCCAAGACTTGACTACCTGTAACACCACTTATTTCTTTCCTGAGAAATGATAGCCTGTATATATTTAGGCAGCTGAAATTGAATCAGCTGCGGGAAACAAGCCAGCGCAACGATCAGGATCATCGAGGAGGACACGTGCTGCTGAAGTCCATAATCTCTCAGAAAGGGTAGGCTTTTAGGTTCCATAGCATTTTGAGGTTTTGGAATTTGTGATTCTTTGCTATAAGTTATTTATTTGGTACAGAGACGAAGAGATCGGATCAATGAGAAAATGAAGGCACTGCAAGAGCTCATACCTCATTCTAACAAGGTTTATTTTCTTACAAGCCATTCAATTCTTGGTCTTTTAACCTTCCCCTAATTTTAAATTTCTGTAACTGATATGTCCTGATTTTGCAGACAGACAAAGCATCAATGTTAGATGAGGCAATTGAATACTTGAAGTCTCTTCAGCTGCAACTTCAGGTATAATGGACACTGATCAAACTGAAACCACTCCTCTTCTTTGTATCACAAGCAACTGACAAACGTTTCTTGGTGATTCAGGTAATGTGGATGGGAGGTGGGATGGCACCGATGATGTTTCCAGGAGTACAGCACTATATGTCCCGAATGGGAATGGGAATGGGACCGCCTGCCATGCCTTCTATGCACAATCTAATGCAATTACCTCGGGTCCCTCTAGTTGATCAGTGCATGACTGTGACTCCACCAACAAACCAGGCAGTAATGTGCCAAACACCTGTTCTGAATCCTGTTGATTACCATAACCAGATGCAAAATCCCTCTATTCAGGAGCAATATGCACGTCTCATGGGATTCCATCATATGCAGACCATGTCTCAGGTTTGTGTTCTTTTCTAGAATAAAATGTTCAGTAATATTATGCTTAGGTTTATTAGCTGAATTAACTTTCATTTTAATGGTATCCAATATGTCTTGCAGCCTATGAATATGTTCAGATTCGGCTCTCAGCCTCTTCCGCAAAGTCAAATGATGGCACCAACTGGCATGAACACTGGACCTTTAAGTGGTGGAGCTGCAACTAATGATGCTTTGAGTGGCAAATGAGTAAGTCATATCAACCACTTTCGGGTATAATTTATATTTCTCATTGCTCTCTAAAACTGAACTAGCAAATACTAATTAATGAGTTATGGCTGTCAAAATCTATGGCATCAGTGAGTTCATTTCCTTTCTTATCTTCATTGCCATGTCCATTGGAAGTGAAGGGTCACAAGCTTTTCCCAACTATAAAGGGTTGGCCACATCTATTCTTTTTGTGCACTGTTATGGCTCTCATATTATCTGTAGATATAGGTCATTATGTCAACTTATCATAGATTACACTTAATTATCTTTCTAGCTGTCAACAGTCCTGATTCTGATGCTCTTTTGTATGATCGTTTTCGTTTTGATATATACAAATAGTAGTGTTCTGTTGAATCTTTGATGCCACTACTGTCCCTATCAGATTAATTTTAATGGACACACCGCTTTTTCTGATGTTCACAGGTAAATCAAATAGTATGCATGCTTATCTCTATGGTCCCTTAACTTATATAACAAGATTACTTCGACGTGGAAAATGCGGGTTGTGTCAGACGGTTTGAAGGCTCCCCAATTCACCCCATATGTATTCCTATGGGTGATTGAAAAGTCACTTTTCGTATTTATACGCCAATGAACCACTATTGCAAGAGTTCAGACATCTCAATCGGGCATTGAACTTGCCCTGAAACCCTACAAACAGAGACAAGACTAGTGATGTATCTTTCTGGTTTGAGTTTTTTGGCTCTGCAAGAGAGTAAGATTGTATTTCCAGTCCCATAACTTGTATAAAATATAGGCATATTGCTCATTCATGTGCTTATGAAAAAGATGCCAAAATTTTTTAGATGGATACTGATGTCTGTTACTTTCTTCATTACCTTTATGCTCATGCTTGTATGCTCACACACTTCCTTAACACTTTATCTACAATGCTTTAGTCACCAATGGATACTCTTGAATCCTTTGATCTAAAAAGCTTTATAAAGTAAGATTGCAGTTCAACATGTTCTAATACACTGGTCTATTTACCACCTGTTGTTTTCAAAGTCGAGCATCAAAGTGAATTCATTATACCCACTCTTTTTTCTCCTCAAGCTTTATCTTCTTGTTTTGGTCGAGGTCCAATAAATTCAAAGGTAGTGAGTGGTCTTGGAATCAAAATAAAGGCAAAGCCAACCACCCTCCTGATATTGGGATACTCTTTTATCTTTAAGTCCATGTTACCTTATCTTAAGACATCAGCACTAACCACAAGCATTGAGGAATATGGACATTGGAACTCTTCAAAATCTGATTTAAAAAATGGGGCTTTGTTCTTTTTCTGGAGTCAAAAGTTAGATCAGAACTTGGTGGTCTGCAACTTGAGAGATTCTTAGATAGGGCAAGCCTGACACGTGGTCGTATGTCCAGTCAATAATTACCTATGCAGGACAGATATTTTGAGTATTTCAttataattaaatatatgtagTTTTAGAattcaattaaaaaatagagagataTGATTGACCGAGCTGGTACGTTTGCCATATCTAAGAATTTCTCAAGCAAATCTAGCATATCTGATTCTTTAAGTCAACAATAACTGCTACGAGCTACCTTTCTTACCTGGCCAAAAGGTTAAGCATTATTGCTTAATGAAGAAGAGCAGTTGTTAACTTGGGAATACAATTGGAAATAAGTAA is a window from the Rosa chinensis cultivar Old Blush chromosome 2, RchiOBHm-V2, whole genome shotgun sequence genome containing:
- the LOC112189254 gene encoding transcription factor PIF4, whose protein sequence is MNSCIPDWNFEGDLPLTNQKKPLGPDHELVELLWRNGQVVLHSQTNRKPGPNPNESRQVQKHDQIRVGGFYGNSGNLIHDEDAVSMIQYPIEDSFDKEFSHFFSELPSCDSLEIEKPIKQFGEEKFVKFDAPSTTHLVSSSPQPNVKSSTGVAYPENPMPPPRFQISNPTEKNQNLGGLGKIVNFSQFSTLGKGVVGSSRKQLGGKDPGKLNQAEVRECSMMTVGSSYSGSNQVPNDFDVSRASSNGDGTTGFSTGPLYNNVQKMMPLSEGGMTETLDPTLTSSSGGSGSSFGRGGKQSNVVNSNKRKGRDAEDSECQSEAAEIESAAGNKPAQRSGSSRRTRAAEVHNLSERRRRDRINEKMKALQELIPHSNKTDKASMLDEAIEYLKSLQLQLQVMWMGGGMAPMMFPGVQHYMSRMGMGMGPPAMPSMHNLMQLPRVPLVDQCMTVTPPTNQAVMCQTPVLNPVDYHNQMQNPSIQEQYARLMGFHHMQTMSQPMNMFRFGSQPLPQSQMMAPTGMNTGPLSGGAATNDALSGK
- the LOC112190196 gene encoding uncharacterized oxidoreductase At1g06690, chloroplastic isoform X2 — translated: MKAAKNAFDAGIDGGITFFDTAEVYGSRASFGAINSETLLGRFIKERKEKDPEVEVAVATKFAALPWRLGRQSVLSALKDSLSRLGLSSVELYQLHWPGVWGNEGYLDGLGDAVEQGLVKAVGVSNYREKRLRDAYEKLKKRGIPLASNQVNYSLIYRAPEENGVKATCDELGITLIAYSPIAQGVLTGKYTPENIPTGPRGQIYTRDFLTKLQPLLNRIKEIGEKYSKTPTQVALNWLITQDNVVPIPGAKNAEQAMEFAGALGWKLNDDEVTELRSLASEIKPVTGFPVENL
- the LOC112190196 gene encoding uncharacterized oxidoreductase At1g06690, chloroplastic isoform X1, with protein sequence MAMHVSSAGFSIFSHRRVNRVRAVASENVSIEEQKVKLGASDLKVTKLGIGAWSWGDTSYWNNFEWDDRKMKAAKNAFDAGIDGGITFFDTAEVYGSRASFGAINSETLLGRFIKERKEKDPEVEVAVATKFAALPWRLGRQSVLSALKDSLSRLGLSSVELYQLHWPGVWGNEGYLDGLGDAVEQGLVKAVGVSNYREKRLRDAYEKLKKRGIPLASNQVNYSLIYRAPEENGVKATCDELGITLIAYSPIAQGVLTGKYTPENIPTGPRGQIYTRDFLTKLQPLLNRIKEIGEKYSKTPTQVALNWLITQDNVVPIPGAKNAEQAMEFAGALGWKLNDDEVTELRSLASEIKPVTGFPVENL